A DNA window from Vigna angularis cultivar LongXiaoDou No.4 chromosome 1, ASM1680809v1, whole genome shotgun sequence contains the following coding sequences:
- the LOC108337017 gene encoding uncharacterized protein LOC108337017 yields the protein MTFCMMRSLGYSLYLMFGDIFSLLALIVLRFNKANLKLDLEKNKKLLAEYKKRIDVLLREKEDAGKENQQLSRQLDEITQGKSSTPDTTSEQVMKEEKDTRIQRDLEIN from the exons ATGACATTCTGCATGATGAGGTCACTGGGATATTCTCTATATTTGATGTTTGGTGATATATTTTCTCTATTAGCATTAATTGTGTTACGATTTAACAAGGCTAACCTAAAACTTGATTTGGAGAAGAATAAGAAACTGCTGGCTGAGTATAAG AAGAGGATTGATGTTTTGTTAAGGGAAAAGGAAGATGCAGGTAAAGAGAACCAACAACTATCTAGGCAATTAGATGAGATTACACAAg GGAAAAGTTCAACACCTGATACAACTAGTGAACAAGTGATGAAGGAAGAAAAGGACACAAGAATACAG AGAGACTTAGAGATAAATtaa